In Saprospiraceae bacterium, a genomic segment contains:
- a CDS encoding HlyC/CorC family transporter: protein MEFIIIMGLILLNGIFSLSEMALVSSRKFKLEQAKKKGMPGANAALELSENPTRFLSTVQIGITLIGILLGVYSGENLTNDVAIYIETISILQPYAYQISIGLIVLVVTYLSIVFGELLPKRIGMAYPEPIAVFFAKPMGILANITAPFVWLLAASNDMVLNLFGIRKTSDSKVSEEEIKSIIKESAQGGEIQDIEQNIVERVFELGDRKVNTLFTHRSDMVYFDSSENWEAVRAKINEEKHSAYPVCDDNDIDNIIGIVLLKDLFTPASDKPFDLRDYIKEPLYFNENMYAYKILELFKQRQMHYGIVVDEYGATMGIVTMDDVVDALVGDVTELDQEEYQITKRDDNSWLVDGQYSVIDFLKFFDLEMPDNFLDQYTTVAGLIIHLSGTLPNVGDKFAVDHYEMEVVDKDGQRVDKILVTRKK, encoded by the coding sequence ATGGAGTTTATAATCATAATGGGCTTGATCCTACTCAATGGCATCTTTTCATTGTCAGAGATGGCCCTGGTTTCTTCAAGAAAATTTAAGCTGGAGCAAGCAAAAAAGAAGGGAATGCCGGGTGCAAATGCTGCTCTTGAGTTATCTGAGAACCCAACGCGTTTTCTTTCTACGGTCCAAATTGGAATCACCTTAATTGGTATATTATTGGGTGTATATAGCGGTGAAAACCTGACCAATGATGTAGCTATTTATATTGAAACCATAAGTATACTTCAACCTTATGCTTATCAAATTTCGATCGGACTTATAGTGCTGGTCGTGACTTATCTCTCTATCGTATTTGGAGAATTGTTGCCAAAAAGAATTGGAATGGCTTACCCTGAACCCATTGCTGTTTTTTTTGCAAAACCGATGGGCATTTTAGCAAACATTACAGCTCCCTTTGTTTGGTTGCTGGCAGCATCCAATGATATGGTTTTGAATTTATTTGGAATTCGTAAAACCAGTGACAGCAAAGTTTCAGAAGAAGAAATAAAATCGATCATTAAAGAAAGTGCCCAGGGTGGTGAAATACAAGATATTGAGCAAAATATTGTAGAGCGCGTTTTTGAATTGGGTGACCGCAAAGTGAATACTTTATTTACCCATCGAAGTGATATGGTTTATTTTGATTCATCGGAAAATTGGGAGGCTGTCAGAGCAAAAATCAATGAGGAAAAACATTCCGCATATCCGGTTTGTGATGACAATGATATTGACAATATTATTGGTATAGTCTTGCTTAAAGATTTATTTACACCGGCTTCCGATAAACCATTTGATTTGCGCGATTACATTAAAGAACCTCTGTATTTTAATGAGAACATGTATGCGTATAAGATATTGGAATTGTTCAAACAAAGGCAAATGCATTATGGCATAGTCGTTGATGAATATGGCGCAACCATGGGCATTGTAACCATGGATGATGTGGTGGATGCTTTGGTTGGTGATGTTACGGAATTAGATCAGGAAGAATATCAGATCACAAAACGTGATGACAATAGTTGGCTGGTCGATGGTCAATATTCCGTCATCGATTTTCTCAAGTTTTTTGATCTTGAAATGCCAGATAATTTTCTCGACCAATATACAACTGTTGCTGGTTTAATCATTCACCTCAGTGGCACACTTCCAAATGTAGGCGACAAATTCGCTGTAGATCATTATGAAATGGAAGTTGTGGATAAAGATGGACAAAGGGTAGATAAAATTCTGGTTACCCGAAAGAAATAA